From Halobacillus sp. Marseille-Q1614, the proteins below share one genomic window:
- the pgsB gene encoding poly-gamma-glutamate synthase PgsB, translating to MYLMIFAVLVVVLGLRERQSLDRRLKRIPTRILVNGIRGKSTVTRLVMGILKENGDRVVGKTTGTSARMFYWDQEEEEPIVRSLQGPNISEQMHMVKKVVKKRADAFVSECMAVNPTYQEVFQKRLVKSNITIITNVIEDHLDVMGPTLDDIARAFSSTIPYNGYVVIPETPYQSYFEKIAESRGSQVVVADESLIDEDYLKKFPFMIFPQNAALALAVADILKIDRDTALQGMLTAPVDPGAMRVHHLGDPHAPKYFFNGFAANDVTSTLNIWERVKDLGYPMDDVTVIVNCRHDRVERTIEFAEKVLPKLDIDRLVLIGREVHPILTAYDEGKILARYLVNLEKQPIEEALEYIEGLPAHAVIYGIGNIHGGGDELAEAMEARESSPAQIKEVYKEEEKKEKYSYSATGAENSFQANKY from the coding sequence ATATATCTGATGATCTTTGCGGTGTTGGTCGTTGTGTTAGGGTTGCGGGAGAGACAGTCACTGGACCGCCGGTTAAAAAGGATTCCCACCCGGATTCTAGTTAATGGTATCCGTGGGAAATCAACGGTTACCAGACTCGTAATGGGGATTTTAAAAGAAAACGGCGATAGAGTAGTAGGTAAGACCACCGGAACCTCTGCACGTATGTTTTATTGGGATCAGGAAGAAGAGGAACCAATTGTCAGAAGCCTTCAAGGTCCGAACATCAGTGAGCAGATGCATATGGTCAAAAAGGTTGTAAAGAAAAGAGCGGACGCCTTCGTCAGTGAATGTATGGCGGTTAATCCAACTTACCAGGAGGTGTTTCAGAAAAGGCTCGTGAAATCAAACATTACAATTATCACCAATGTGATTGAAGACCACCTCGATGTCATGGGTCCTACATTAGACGACATCGCACGAGCGTTTAGTTCTACCATTCCGTATAATGGATATGTCGTTATACCAGAAACACCTTACCAGTCATATTTTGAAAAGATTGCTGAAAGTCGGGGCAGTCAAGTGGTTGTCGCTGATGAAAGTCTGATAGATGAAGATTATTTGAAAAAGTTTCCGTTTATGATCTTCCCGCAGAATGCAGCCTTAGCTTTAGCTGTAGCGGACATATTAAAAATAGATCGAGACACGGCTCTTCAGGGAATGCTGACGGCGCCGGTTGATCCGGGGGCAATGCGGGTTCACCATTTAGGCGATCCACATGCGCCTAAATACTTTTTCAATGGATTTGCGGCTAATGATGTTACATCGACTCTTAATATCTGGGAACGGGTTAAAGATTTAGGTTATCCAATGGATGACGTCACGGTTATCGTGAACTGCCGTCATGACCGGGTAGAGAGAACGATTGAATTTGCTGAAAAAGTGCTGCCGAAATTGGATATCGATCGTCTTGTCCTAATTGGACGGGAGGTTCACCCGATTTTGACAGCTTATGATGAAGGGAAAATTTTAGCAAGATATCTGGTAAACCTGGAAAAACAGCCGATAGAAGAAGCCTTGGAATATATCGAAGGCTTGCCTGCTCATGCCGTCATTTATGGCATTGGAAACATTCACGGGGGCGGGGACGAGCTGGCAGAAGCGATGGAAGCCAGAGAGAGCTCGCCTGCTCAAATCAAAGAAGTATACAAAGAGGAAGAGAAGAAAGAGAAATACTCTTACTCCGCGACTGGGGCTGAAAACAGCTTTCAGGCAAATAAGTATTAG
- the pgsC gene encoding poly-gamma-glutamate biosynthesis protein PgsC translates to MFGTDLYIAIVIGVLLSLLYAEKTGIVPAGLVVPGYIALIFDQVMYVLVVALISLITYLLVTQVLSRFTVLYGRRKFAAMLTVGVLLKMSMDYLYPLTPFPVMELRGIGVIVPGLIANSIQKQGVIPTFSSTFVIAFFTFVCITVYHLI, encoded by the coding sequence GTGTTCGGTACGGATTTATATATAGCCATTGTTATTGGGGTTTTATTAAGTTTGTTATATGCAGAAAAAACAGGCATTGTCCCGGCAGGATTAGTTGTCCCTGGGTATATTGCCTTAATTTTTGACCAGGTTATGTATGTGCTTGTCGTAGCTTTAATCAGTTTGATTACATATCTGCTGGTGACACAGGTGCTTTCAAGATTTACAGTTTTATACGGACGGAGAAAGTTCGCAGCTATGCTGACAGTAGGGGTTCTGCTTAAGATGTCTATGGACTATCTCTACCCATTGACCCCGTTTCCGGTGATGGAGCTCAGGGGTATCGGGGTTATCGTGCCCGGACTGATTGCCAACTCCATTCAAAAGCAGGGCGTCATTCCTACGTTTAGTTCTACTTTTGTGATTGCCTTCTTTACGTTTGTATGTATTACGGTCTATCACTTGATCTAG
- a CDS encoding CapA family protein → MKETKLKSFMQVWIKKHQQRAVPHSIILAVLLAIPFFAHAKIDESDPPSNTRPDNVDYRVSMVGDMMLGRHVQEAADRSGEPISRVFEYVKPYFQESDYSTGNFENPIIDSSNPKIESQMEDYELHNKDIHLYAEKGAEQAVVDAGFDSVNMANNHTMDYGSLSLTETLKHMSDVDLDLLGIGEVLDSGEARGDVENPESMQEEDVKDAGEINYFDINENYTAAILGFTDVYVSGYSAGDYVGGVLTNDGLNVLQDRIREAKEQADIVIVHAHWGDEYQVGSNRQQENLAWLMTDIGADIIIGHHSHVLEPVSIVKTANNTSLVMNSLGNFVFDQGWSRTKESALAQLDFLQDGSVDLSFIPMQISDTRPRETSGILKPYRDYRIYRTLRKELDKDLWRVEDGRLKIDVEKAGVLDYRGSAS, encoded by the coding sequence ATGAAAGAAACAAAATTGAAGTCATTCATGCAGGTGTGGATTAAAAAGCACCAGCAGAGAGCAGTCCCGCATTCTATTATTCTGGCGGTGCTCTTAGCGATTCCATTCTTTGCCCATGCAAAAATCGATGAATCTGATCCGCCATCTAATACAAGACCTGATAATGTAGATTACCGTGTTTCAATGGTCGGAGATATGATGCTTGGGCGCCACGTGCAGGAGGCAGCGGACAGAAGCGGTGAGCCGATCAGCCGTGTTTTTGAATATGTAAAGCCATATTTTCAAGAATCAGATTATTCTACAGGAAACTTTGAAAATCCTATTATTGATTCTTCTAATCCGAAAATAGAAAGCCAGATGGAGGATTATGAGCTTCATAATAAAGATATCCACCTCTATGCTGAAAAGGGAGCAGAGCAGGCGGTCGTGGATGCAGGTTTTGATTCAGTCAACATGGCTAACAACCATACGATGGATTATGGCAGCCTGTCGTTAACGGAAACCTTAAAGCATATGAGTGATGTTGATCTTGATTTACTTGGGATCGGGGAAGTACTGGATTCCGGTGAAGCCCGGGGTGATGTGGAAAATCCTGAGAGTATGCAAGAGGAAGATGTAAAGGATGCCGGTGAAATCAATTATTTTGATATCAACGAGAATTACACAGCAGCTATTCTTGGATTTACAGATGTCTACGTAAGCGGGTACAGTGCCGGAGATTATGTAGGCGGTGTACTGACCAATGATGGGTTAAATGTTCTTCAAGATAGAATTAGAGAAGCGAAGGAACAAGCTGATATCGTTATCGTTCATGCTCACTGGGGCGACGAATATCAAGTAGGATCCAACCGACAGCAGGAAAATTTAGCCTGGCTGATGACAGACATAGGGGCGGATATTATTATCGGCCACCATTCCCACGTGCTTGAACCGGTGAGTATTGTGAAAACAGCGAATAACACCTCTCTTGTCATGAACAGTTTAGGGAATTTCGTTTTTGACCAGGGGTGGTCCCGTACAAAGGAATCGGCACTGGCCCAGCTTGATTTCCTTCAGGATGGAAGCGTTGATCTATCCTTTATTCCAATGCAAATTTCAGATACTAGGCCAAGAGAGACATCAGGAATATTAAAACCATATCGTGATTACAGAATATACCGCACACTGCGAAAGGAATTAGATAAAGACCTGTGGCGTGTAGAAGACGGCCGCTTGAAAATTGACGTTGAGAAAGCAGGCGTGCTTGACTACCGGGGGTCTGCATCATGA